In the genome of Hydractinia symbiolongicarpus strain clone_291-10 chromosome 5, HSymV2.1, whole genome shotgun sequence, one region contains:
- the LOC130645456 gene encoding uncharacterized protein LOC130645456: MISFWNVSALLFCIVTISKGDILRLKACNKFYALFDVVYENSLLSNTVYSLVENISLHRSLIMCIQYPKCKSFSYMSYYSQCRMHHSSSVDNGTALEEVIGWVHYETSKFDHNLGPICYKKKPCQFGRCVDTCDSKGYKCIECKGSWTLLKRNACFGARANMFATFTVPNDAVITDMKVVHVGGPGVTCYTGAIPTKWGCDGTNHYVVENIGVVITDDQDNTLYPSMAHHVNYGYFTIPGYNANSPFLVFSEASHTVYKGQELRLQYGEVVYDGNLSNNGGESCADIYAIMCDK, from the exons ATGATATCCTTCTGGAATGTCTCAGCATTGCTATTCTGTATTGTAACCATTAGCAAAGGTGATATACTGCGACTGAAAGCTTGTAACAAGTTTTATGCTCTTTTCGATGTGGTATACGAGAATTCTTTGCTGTCGAACACAGTCTATTCCTTAGTTGAAAATATCAGTCTTCATCGCTCCTTGATAATGTGCATACAATATCCAAAATGTAAATCATTCAGCTACATGAGTTATTATTCACAATGCAGAATGCATCACTCTAGCAGCGTTGACAATGGCACAGCTTTAGAGGAGGTGATTGGGTGGGTGCATTACGAAACATCAAAATTTGACCATAAC tTGGGTCCGATCTGTTATAAAAAGAAGCCATGTCAGTTTGGAAGATGTGTGGACACGTGTGACAGCAAAGGCTACAAATGTATTGAATGCAAAG GGAGTTGGACTCTGTTAAAGCGCAACGCTTGCTTTGGAGCACGTGCAAACATGTTTGCGACATTCACAGTACCTAATGATGCAGTGATCACCGATATGAAAGTAGTGCATGTTGGTGGACCAGGCGTAACCTGTTATACTGGTGCAATACCCACAAAGTGGGGATGCGACGGAACGAACCATTACGTCGTAGAAAATATAGGCGTGGTAATTACAGATGATCAAGACAACACACTCTACCCCTCCATGGCGCATCATGTAAATTACGGTTACTTTACCATACCAGGGTACAACGCCAACTCCCCCTTTCTTGTTTTCAGTGAAGCAAGTCACACTGTTTATAAAGGACAAGAGCTTCGATTACAGTATGGTGAAGTTGTTTACGATGGAAACTTGAGTAACAACGGTGGTGAGTCATGTGCTGATATTTACGCAATCATGTGTGACAAATAG
- the LOC130645457 gene encoding uncharacterized protein LOC130645457 — MLNLFAAMGHINYAKNAQLNLQQMVALQQKNPWHHQKFQLVIEQALMRSIKTRGGLTRGRGMKDDVRNLWVLSLNSSAFIYEAMTGVSGLTVKANEQQVEMGASRCSEDYTYCKIFIDWLQQRYPFVYEDTNLHSLSFGLMSDENDCINCEIAEKIGEMKQAKLDNLSVVECTIKRKDQVKPIISLQSKVQLNKESVIVNPPMLFTRLVSIAQRKKEDIEEFFAFELTQEPMSLFKHGLMRKPDKSSLRKAVMNDDKAVEKNQMQIDPFFVVDGEAPTDSMQKHRVR; from the coding sequence ATGTTAAACTTGTTTGCAGCCATGGGACATATTAATTATGCCAAGAATGCACAACTGAACCTTCAACAAATGGTTGCCCTCCAGCAAAAAAATCCTTGGCACCATCAGAAATTTCAACTTGTGATCGAACAGGCTCTCATGAGATCAATCAAAACCAGAGGAGGACTTACCAGAGGGAGAGGGATGAAAGATGATGTGCGGAACCTTTGGGTTCTTAGCTTGAATTCCAGCGCCTTTATTTATGAAGCAATGACTGGCGTCTCTGGCCTTACTGTCAAAGCAAACGAGCAACAAGTCGAGATGGGGGCGTCAAGATGCTCCGAAGATTATACATATTGCAAGATCTTCATAGATTGGCTACAGCAAAGATATCCGTTTGTTTATGAAGACACAAATCTTCATTCGCTTTCTTTTGGCTTGATGTCTGATGAAAATGATTGTATCAACTGTGAAATTGCGGAAAAGATCGGAGAAATGAAACAAGCAAAGCTTGACAACCTTTCAGTAGTTGAATGCACAATCAAGCGGAAGGACCAGGTTAAGCCCATCATTTCCTTGCAATCCAAAGTCCAATTGAATAAAGAATCTGTCATAGTCAATCCACCGATGTTGTTCACACGATTGGTATCCATAGCGCAAAGGAAAAAAGAAGACATCGAAGAATTTTTTGCTTTCGAACTTACACAAGAGCCAATGTCCCTCTTTAAACATGGCTTAATGAGAAAACCTGACAAGTCCTCATTACGTAAAGCTGTTATGAACGATGATAAAGCAGtggaaaaaaatcaaatgcAAATTGATCCTTTTTTCGTAGTCGATGGTGAAGCTCCAACGGACTCTATGCAAAAGCATAGAGTCCGTTAG